A portion of the Pelodiscus sinensis isolate JC-2024 chromosome 20, ASM4963464v1, whole genome shotgun sequence genome contains these proteins:
- the EPN3 gene encoding epsin-3 isoform X1: protein MTTSALRRQVKNIVHNYSEAEIKVREATSNDPWGPPSTLMSEIADLTFNTVAFSEVMGMIWRRLNDSGKNWRHVYKALTLLDYLIKTGSEKVAHQCRENLYTIQTLKDFQYTDRDGKDQGINVREKVKQVMGLLKDEERLKQERAHALKTKERMSVEGAGISSSQQLSHSRRTSQYGEDYSRPRGSPSSFNSSSSSPRLASDLEQARPQTTGEEELQLQLALAMSREEAEKQPLPPATRTDEELQLQIALSLSKKEHEKEVRACQGENSLLQRALQETFPGTEEEEEEEEDKLKKNQSSIVELADIFGPPPVTHASVDPWDIPGGDPSRSADGWENGRTFSPPALSLASSWAPNSLKSNVEPAGTSWGLSADPWAPIPAASGDPLSQMTASINQTSAEPWDLPPISSSSDPWGKTPLSDLSSADAWVKASPPSKASIAAAVDPWGGAVDNPPTAGDVTFDLFGKPPEPLEHESSQAPSSVKPNSPVDLDLFGELVHSTTQNGVKTTDVFDLAGLGESLADSDKERKDCKTPESFLGPTACSLVNLDSLIGAPPTVKSHNPFLSGLSAPSPTNPFSISDQSKPTLNQMRTSSPVPGMAMGMTMNSMTYSTSLPLPLSSVPSAVTLPVSMSAFPQAGAGPFPELPRNLPQPLLPLTGSTPPPPSQGVMNPFL from the exons CATTGTGCACAATTATTCGGAGGCGGAGATCAAAGTGCGTGAGGCGACCTCCAATGACCCCTGGGGCCCACCCAGCACCTTGATGTCAGAGATTGCAGATCTGACCTTCAACACAGTGGCTTTCTCTGAGGTCATGGGCATGATCTGGAGGCGGCTGAACGACAGTGGCAAGAACTGGCGCCATGTATACAAGGCACTGACCCTGCTGGACTACCTCATCAAAACCGGATCGGAGAAGGTGGCCCATCAGTGCCGGGAGAACCTTTACACCATTCAGACCCTGAAAGACTTCCAGTACACAGACCGCGACGGCAAGGACCAGGGCATTAACGTGCGGGAGAAAGTCAAGCAGGTCATGGGCCTGCTGAAggatgaggagagactgaagcaGGAAAGGGCTCACGCCCTGAAGACGAAAGAACGCATGTCTGTGGAGGGCGCAGGcatcagcagcagccagcagctctcCCATAGCAGGCGGACATCGCAATATGGAGAAGACTATAGCAGGCCGAGGGGGTCTCCGTCATCTTTTAATT cttcttcctcctcccctcggcTCGCCTCTGACCTGGAACAGGCAAGACCTCAGACGACTGGAGAGGAGGAGCTGCAGTTGCAACTTGCTCTGGCCATGAGCCGAGAGGAGGCCGAGAAG CAGCCGCTTCCTCCAGCCACCAGAACCGATGAAGAATTGCAATTGCAGATAGCACTCAGCCTGAGCAAAAAGGAGCATGAGAAG GAAGTGAGGGCATGTCAAGGAGAGAACTCCCTGCTTCAGAGGGCACTGCAAGAGACTTTCCCGggtacagaggaggaggaggaggaagaagaggataaGCTGAAGAAAAATCAG TCCTCCATCGTGGAGCTGGCAGACATTTTCGGACCACCACCAGTAACCCATGCTTCAGTTGACCCTTGGGATATTCCAGGTGGGGACCCTTCTCGATCGGCTGATGGTTGGGAGAATGGCAGAACcttctctcctccagctctgtCCCTGGCCAGTTCTTGGGCACCTAACA GTCTGAAGTCCAATGTGGAACCCGCAGGAACCTCTTGGGGCCTTTCTGCAGACCCCTGGGCTCCAATCCCTGCTGCTTCCGGGGATCCTCTAAGCCAGATGACAGCATCCATCAACCAAACCTCTGCAGAGCCTTGGGATCTTCCTCCCATAAGCTCCTCCTCTGACCCCTGGGGGAAGACCCCCCTCTCAGATCTCTCATCAGCAGATGCCTGGGTAAAGGCATCCCCACCGTCTAAAGCTtccattgctgctgctgttgatcctTGGGGAGGTGCCGTTGACAATCCTCCCACGGCAG GTGATGTCACTTTTGACTTGTTTGGGAAACCACCAGAACCGCTGGAACACGAGAGCTCACAGGCCCCGTCCTCTGTTAAACCGAATAGCCCTGTTG ATTTGGACCTGTTTGGTGAGCTGGTGCACAGCACCACGCAGAATGGAGTCAAAACCACGGACGTTTTTGATCTTGCGGGCTTAGGAGAGTCTCTTGCTGACTCCGACAAAGAAAGGAAAGATTGTAAAACTCCAGAGTCCTTTCTTGGCCCAACTGCCTGCTCCCTGGTGAATTTGGACTCCTTGATTGGTGCCCCACCGACCGTGAAGTCACATAATCCGTTTTTGTCAG GTCTCAGTGCACCTTCTCCCACAAACCCATTCAGCATCAGTGATCAGAGCAAACCAACGCTCAACCAGATGAGGACCAGTTCCCCAGTGCCGGGCATGGCCATGGGGATGACCATGAACTCCATGACCTACAgtacttctctccctcttccgCTCAGCAGCGTCCCGTCGGCAGTGACCCTTCCTGTTTCCATGAGTGCCTTCCCCCAAGCCGGGGCAGGGCCGTTTCCAGAGCTACCCAGGAACCTGCCTCAGCCTTTGTTGCCACTGACTGGCtctactcctcccccaccctcgcaGGGGGTGATGAACCCTTTCCTCTGA
- the EPN3 gene encoding epsin-3 isoform X4: MTTSALRRQVKNIVHNYSEAEIKVREATSNDPWGPPSTLMSEIADLTFNTVAFSEVMGMIWRRLNDSGKNWRHVYKALTLLDYLIKTGSEKVAHQCRENLYTIQTLKDFQYTDRDGKDQGINVREKVKQVMGLLKDEERLKQERAHALKTKERMSVEGAGISSSQQLSHSRRTSQYGEDYSRPRGSPSSFNSSSSSPRLASDLEQARPQTTGEEELQLQLALAMSREEAEKQPLPPATRTDEELQLQIALSLSKKEHEKEVRACQGENSLLQRALQETFPGTEEEEEEEEDKLKKNQSSIVELADIFGPPPVTHASVDPWDIPGLKSNVEPAGTSWGLSADPWAPIPAASGDPLSQMTASINQTSAEPWDLPPISSSSDPWGKTPLSDLSSADAWVKASPPSKASIAAAVDPWGGAVDNPPTAGDVTFDLFGKPPEPLEHESSQAPSSVKPNSPVDLDLFGELVHSTTQNGVKTTDVFDLAGLGESLADSDKERKDCKTPESFLGPTACSLVNLDSLIGAPPTVKSHNPFLSGLSAPSPTNPFSISDQSKPTLNQMRTSSPVPGMAMGMTMNSMTYSTSLPLPLSSVPSAVTLPVSMSAFPQAGAGPFPELPRNLPQPLLPLTGSTPPPPSQGVMNPFL; this comes from the exons CATTGTGCACAATTATTCGGAGGCGGAGATCAAAGTGCGTGAGGCGACCTCCAATGACCCCTGGGGCCCACCCAGCACCTTGATGTCAGAGATTGCAGATCTGACCTTCAACACAGTGGCTTTCTCTGAGGTCATGGGCATGATCTGGAGGCGGCTGAACGACAGTGGCAAGAACTGGCGCCATGTATACAAGGCACTGACCCTGCTGGACTACCTCATCAAAACCGGATCGGAGAAGGTGGCCCATCAGTGCCGGGAGAACCTTTACACCATTCAGACCCTGAAAGACTTCCAGTACACAGACCGCGACGGCAAGGACCAGGGCATTAACGTGCGGGAGAAAGTCAAGCAGGTCATGGGCCTGCTGAAggatgaggagagactgaagcaGGAAAGGGCTCACGCCCTGAAGACGAAAGAACGCATGTCTGTGGAGGGCGCAGGcatcagcagcagccagcagctctcCCATAGCAGGCGGACATCGCAATATGGAGAAGACTATAGCAGGCCGAGGGGGTCTCCGTCATCTTTTAATT cttcttcctcctcccctcggcTCGCCTCTGACCTGGAACAGGCAAGACCTCAGACGACTGGAGAGGAGGAGCTGCAGTTGCAACTTGCTCTGGCCATGAGCCGAGAGGAGGCCGAGAAG CAGCCGCTTCCTCCAGCCACCAGAACCGATGAAGAATTGCAATTGCAGATAGCACTCAGCCTGAGCAAAAAGGAGCATGAGAAG GAAGTGAGGGCATGTCAAGGAGAGAACTCCCTGCTTCAGAGGGCACTGCAAGAGACTTTCCCGggtacagaggaggaggaggaggaagaagaggataaGCTGAAGAAAAATCAG TCCTCCATCGTGGAGCTGGCAGACATTTTCGGACCACCACCAGTAACCCATGCTTCAGTTGACCCTTGGGATATTCCAG GTCTGAAGTCCAATGTGGAACCCGCAGGAACCTCTTGGGGCCTTTCTGCAGACCCCTGGGCTCCAATCCCTGCTGCTTCCGGGGATCCTCTAAGCCAGATGACAGCATCCATCAACCAAACCTCTGCAGAGCCTTGGGATCTTCCTCCCATAAGCTCCTCCTCTGACCCCTGGGGGAAGACCCCCCTCTCAGATCTCTCATCAGCAGATGCCTGGGTAAAGGCATCCCCACCGTCTAAAGCTtccattgctgctgctgttgatcctTGGGGAGGTGCCGTTGACAATCCTCCCACGGCAG GTGATGTCACTTTTGACTTGTTTGGGAAACCACCAGAACCGCTGGAACACGAGAGCTCACAGGCCCCGTCCTCTGTTAAACCGAATAGCCCTGTTG ATTTGGACCTGTTTGGTGAGCTGGTGCACAGCACCACGCAGAATGGAGTCAAAACCACGGACGTTTTTGATCTTGCGGGCTTAGGAGAGTCTCTTGCTGACTCCGACAAAGAAAGGAAAGATTGTAAAACTCCAGAGTCCTTTCTTGGCCCAACTGCCTGCTCCCTGGTGAATTTGGACTCCTTGATTGGTGCCCCACCGACCGTGAAGTCACATAATCCGTTTTTGTCAG GTCTCAGTGCACCTTCTCCCACAAACCCATTCAGCATCAGTGATCAGAGCAAACCAACGCTCAACCAGATGAGGACCAGTTCCCCAGTGCCGGGCATGGCCATGGGGATGACCATGAACTCCATGACCTACAgtacttctctccctcttccgCTCAGCAGCGTCCCGTCGGCAGTGACCCTTCCTGTTTCCATGAGTGCCTTCCCCCAAGCCGGGGCAGGGCCGTTTCCAGAGCTACCCAGGAACCTGCCTCAGCCTTTGTTGCCACTGACTGGCtctactcctcccccaccctcgcaGGGGGTGATGAACCCTTTCCTCTGA
- the EPN3 gene encoding epsin-3 isoform X2, whose product MTTSALRRQVKNIVHNYSEAEIKVREATSNDPWGPPSTLMSEIADLTFNTVAFSEVMGMIWRRLNDSGKNWRHVYKALTLLDYLIKTGSEKVAHQCRENLYTIQTLKDFQYTDRDGKDQGINVREKVKQVMGLLKDEERLKQERAHALKTKERMSVEGAGISSSQQLSHSRRTSQYGEDYSRPRGSPSSFNSSSSSPRLASDLEQARPQTTGEEELQLQLALAMSREEAEKPLPPATRTDEELQLQIALSLSKKEHEKEVRACQGENSLLQRALQETFPGTEEEEEEEEDKLKKNQSSIVELADIFGPPPVTHASVDPWDIPGGDPSRSADGWENGRTFSPPALSLASSWAPNSLKSNVEPAGTSWGLSADPWAPIPAASGDPLSQMTASINQTSAEPWDLPPISSSSDPWGKTPLSDLSSADAWVKASPPSKASIAAAVDPWGGAVDNPPTAGDVTFDLFGKPPEPLEHESSQAPSSVKPNSPVDLDLFGELVHSTTQNGVKTTDVFDLAGLGESLADSDKERKDCKTPESFLGPTACSLVNLDSLIGAPPTVKSHNPFLSGLSAPSPTNPFSISDQSKPTLNQMRTSSPVPGMAMGMTMNSMTYSTSLPLPLSSVPSAVTLPVSMSAFPQAGAGPFPELPRNLPQPLLPLTGSTPPPPSQGVMNPFL is encoded by the exons CATTGTGCACAATTATTCGGAGGCGGAGATCAAAGTGCGTGAGGCGACCTCCAATGACCCCTGGGGCCCACCCAGCACCTTGATGTCAGAGATTGCAGATCTGACCTTCAACACAGTGGCTTTCTCTGAGGTCATGGGCATGATCTGGAGGCGGCTGAACGACAGTGGCAAGAACTGGCGCCATGTATACAAGGCACTGACCCTGCTGGACTACCTCATCAAAACCGGATCGGAGAAGGTGGCCCATCAGTGCCGGGAGAACCTTTACACCATTCAGACCCTGAAAGACTTCCAGTACACAGACCGCGACGGCAAGGACCAGGGCATTAACGTGCGGGAGAAAGTCAAGCAGGTCATGGGCCTGCTGAAggatgaggagagactgaagcaGGAAAGGGCTCACGCCCTGAAGACGAAAGAACGCATGTCTGTGGAGGGCGCAGGcatcagcagcagccagcagctctcCCATAGCAGGCGGACATCGCAATATGGAGAAGACTATAGCAGGCCGAGGGGGTCTCCGTCATCTTTTAATT cttcttcctcctcccctcggcTCGCCTCTGACCTGGAACAGGCAAGACCTCAGACGACTGGAGAGGAGGAGCTGCAGTTGCAACTTGCTCTGGCCATGAGCCGAGAGGAGGCCGAGAAG CCGCTTCCTCCAGCCACCAGAACCGATGAAGAATTGCAATTGCAGATAGCACTCAGCCTGAGCAAAAAGGAGCATGAGAAG GAAGTGAGGGCATGTCAAGGAGAGAACTCCCTGCTTCAGAGGGCACTGCAAGAGACTTTCCCGggtacagaggaggaggaggaggaagaagaggataaGCTGAAGAAAAATCAG TCCTCCATCGTGGAGCTGGCAGACATTTTCGGACCACCACCAGTAACCCATGCTTCAGTTGACCCTTGGGATATTCCAGGTGGGGACCCTTCTCGATCGGCTGATGGTTGGGAGAATGGCAGAACcttctctcctccagctctgtCCCTGGCCAGTTCTTGGGCACCTAACA GTCTGAAGTCCAATGTGGAACCCGCAGGAACCTCTTGGGGCCTTTCTGCAGACCCCTGGGCTCCAATCCCTGCTGCTTCCGGGGATCCTCTAAGCCAGATGACAGCATCCATCAACCAAACCTCTGCAGAGCCTTGGGATCTTCCTCCCATAAGCTCCTCCTCTGACCCCTGGGGGAAGACCCCCCTCTCAGATCTCTCATCAGCAGATGCCTGGGTAAAGGCATCCCCACCGTCTAAAGCTtccattgctgctgctgttgatcctTGGGGAGGTGCCGTTGACAATCCTCCCACGGCAG GTGATGTCACTTTTGACTTGTTTGGGAAACCACCAGAACCGCTGGAACACGAGAGCTCACAGGCCCCGTCCTCTGTTAAACCGAATAGCCCTGTTG ATTTGGACCTGTTTGGTGAGCTGGTGCACAGCACCACGCAGAATGGAGTCAAAACCACGGACGTTTTTGATCTTGCGGGCTTAGGAGAGTCTCTTGCTGACTCCGACAAAGAAAGGAAAGATTGTAAAACTCCAGAGTCCTTTCTTGGCCCAACTGCCTGCTCCCTGGTGAATTTGGACTCCTTGATTGGTGCCCCACCGACCGTGAAGTCACATAATCCGTTTTTGTCAG GTCTCAGTGCACCTTCTCCCACAAACCCATTCAGCATCAGTGATCAGAGCAAACCAACGCTCAACCAGATGAGGACCAGTTCCCCAGTGCCGGGCATGGCCATGGGGATGACCATGAACTCCATGACCTACAgtacttctctccctcttccgCTCAGCAGCGTCCCGTCGGCAGTGACCCTTCCTGTTTCCATGAGTGCCTTCCCCCAAGCCGGGGCAGGGCCGTTTCCAGAGCTACCCAGGAACCTGCCTCAGCCTTTGTTGCCACTGACTGGCtctactcctcccccaccctcgcaGGGGGTGATGAACCCTTTCCTCTGA
- the EPN3 gene encoding epsin-3 isoform X6 → MTTSALRRQVKNIVHNYSEAEIKVREATSNDPWGPPSTLMSEIADLTFNTVAFSEVMGMIWRRLNDSGKNWRHVYKALTLLDYLIKTGSEKVAHQCRENLYTIQTLKDFQYTDRDGKDQGINVREKVKQVMGLLKDEERLKQERAHALKTKERMSVEGAGISSSQQLSHSRRTSQYGEDYSRPRGSPSSFNSSSSSPRLASDLEQARPQTTGEEELQLQLALAMSREEAEKPLPPATRTDEELQLQIALSLSKKEHEKEVRACQGENSLLQRALQETFPGTEEEEEEEEDKLKKNQSSIVELADIFGPPPVTHASVDPWDIPGLKSNVEPAGTSWGLSADPWAPIPAASGDPLSQMTASINQTSAEPWDLPPISSSSDPWGKTPLSDLSSADAWVKASPPSKASIAAAVDPWGGAVDNPPTAGDVTFDLFGKPPEPLEHESSQAPSSVKPNSPVDLDLFGELVHSTTQNGVKTTDVFDLAGLGESLADSDKERKDCKTPESFLGPTACSLVNLDSLIGAPPTVKSHNPFLSGLSAPSPTNPFSISDQSKPTLNQMRTSSPVPGMAMGMTMNSMTYSTSLPLPLSSVPSAVTLPVSMSAFPQAGAGPFPELPRNLPQPLLPLTGSTPPPPSQGVMNPFL, encoded by the exons CATTGTGCACAATTATTCGGAGGCGGAGATCAAAGTGCGTGAGGCGACCTCCAATGACCCCTGGGGCCCACCCAGCACCTTGATGTCAGAGATTGCAGATCTGACCTTCAACACAGTGGCTTTCTCTGAGGTCATGGGCATGATCTGGAGGCGGCTGAACGACAGTGGCAAGAACTGGCGCCATGTATACAAGGCACTGACCCTGCTGGACTACCTCATCAAAACCGGATCGGAGAAGGTGGCCCATCAGTGCCGGGAGAACCTTTACACCATTCAGACCCTGAAAGACTTCCAGTACACAGACCGCGACGGCAAGGACCAGGGCATTAACGTGCGGGAGAAAGTCAAGCAGGTCATGGGCCTGCTGAAggatgaggagagactgaagcaGGAAAGGGCTCACGCCCTGAAGACGAAAGAACGCATGTCTGTGGAGGGCGCAGGcatcagcagcagccagcagctctcCCATAGCAGGCGGACATCGCAATATGGAGAAGACTATAGCAGGCCGAGGGGGTCTCCGTCATCTTTTAATT cttcttcctcctcccctcggcTCGCCTCTGACCTGGAACAGGCAAGACCTCAGACGACTGGAGAGGAGGAGCTGCAGTTGCAACTTGCTCTGGCCATGAGCCGAGAGGAGGCCGAGAAG CCGCTTCCTCCAGCCACCAGAACCGATGAAGAATTGCAATTGCAGATAGCACTCAGCCTGAGCAAAAAGGAGCATGAGAAG GAAGTGAGGGCATGTCAAGGAGAGAACTCCCTGCTTCAGAGGGCACTGCAAGAGACTTTCCCGggtacagaggaggaggaggaggaagaagaggataaGCTGAAGAAAAATCAG TCCTCCATCGTGGAGCTGGCAGACATTTTCGGACCACCACCAGTAACCCATGCTTCAGTTGACCCTTGGGATATTCCAG GTCTGAAGTCCAATGTGGAACCCGCAGGAACCTCTTGGGGCCTTTCTGCAGACCCCTGGGCTCCAATCCCTGCTGCTTCCGGGGATCCTCTAAGCCAGATGACAGCATCCATCAACCAAACCTCTGCAGAGCCTTGGGATCTTCCTCCCATAAGCTCCTCCTCTGACCCCTGGGGGAAGACCCCCCTCTCAGATCTCTCATCAGCAGATGCCTGGGTAAAGGCATCCCCACCGTCTAAAGCTtccattgctgctgctgttgatcctTGGGGAGGTGCCGTTGACAATCCTCCCACGGCAG GTGATGTCACTTTTGACTTGTTTGGGAAACCACCAGAACCGCTGGAACACGAGAGCTCACAGGCCCCGTCCTCTGTTAAACCGAATAGCCCTGTTG ATTTGGACCTGTTTGGTGAGCTGGTGCACAGCACCACGCAGAATGGAGTCAAAACCACGGACGTTTTTGATCTTGCGGGCTTAGGAGAGTCTCTTGCTGACTCCGACAAAGAAAGGAAAGATTGTAAAACTCCAGAGTCCTTTCTTGGCCCAACTGCCTGCTCCCTGGTGAATTTGGACTCCTTGATTGGTGCCCCACCGACCGTGAAGTCACATAATCCGTTTTTGTCAG GTCTCAGTGCACCTTCTCCCACAAACCCATTCAGCATCAGTGATCAGAGCAAACCAACGCTCAACCAGATGAGGACCAGTTCCCCAGTGCCGGGCATGGCCATGGGGATGACCATGAACTCCATGACCTACAgtacttctctccctcttccgCTCAGCAGCGTCCCGTCGGCAGTGACCCTTCCTGTTTCCATGAGTGCCTTCCCCCAAGCCGGGGCAGGGCCGTTTCCAGAGCTACCCAGGAACCTGCCTCAGCCTTTGTTGCCACTGACTGGCtctactcctcccccaccctcgcaGGGGGTGATGAACCCTTTCCTCTGA
- the EPN3 gene encoding epsin-3 isoform X3, giving the protein MTTSALRRQVKNIVHNYSEAEIKVREATSNDPWGPPSTLMSEIADLTFNTVAFSEVMGMIWRRLNDSGKNWRHVYKALTLLDYLIKTGSEKVAHQCRENLYTIQTLKDFQYTDRDGKDQGINVREKVKQVMGLLKDEERLKQERAHALKTKERMSVEGAGISSSQQLSHSRRTSQYGEDYSRPRGSPSSFNSSSSSPRLASDLEQARPQTTGEEELQLQLALAMSREEAEKEVRACQGENSLLQRALQETFPGTEEEEEEEEDKLKKNQSSIVELADIFGPPPVTHASVDPWDIPGGDPSRSADGWENGRTFSPPALSLASSWAPNSLKSNVEPAGTSWGLSADPWAPIPAASGDPLSQMTASINQTSAEPWDLPPISSSSDPWGKTPLSDLSSADAWVKASPPSKASIAAAVDPWGGAVDNPPTAGDVTFDLFGKPPEPLEHESSQAPSSVKPNSPVDLDLFGELVHSTTQNGVKTTDVFDLAGLGESLADSDKERKDCKTPESFLGPTACSLVNLDSLIGAPPTVKSHNPFLSGLSAPSPTNPFSISDQSKPTLNQMRTSSPVPGMAMGMTMNSMTYSTSLPLPLSSVPSAVTLPVSMSAFPQAGAGPFPELPRNLPQPLLPLTGSTPPPPSQGVMNPFL; this is encoded by the exons CATTGTGCACAATTATTCGGAGGCGGAGATCAAAGTGCGTGAGGCGACCTCCAATGACCCCTGGGGCCCACCCAGCACCTTGATGTCAGAGATTGCAGATCTGACCTTCAACACAGTGGCTTTCTCTGAGGTCATGGGCATGATCTGGAGGCGGCTGAACGACAGTGGCAAGAACTGGCGCCATGTATACAAGGCACTGACCCTGCTGGACTACCTCATCAAAACCGGATCGGAGAAGGTGGCCCATCAGTGCCGGGAGAACCTTTACACCATTCAGACCCTGAAAGACTTCCAGTACACAGACCGCGACGGCAAGGACCAGGGCATTAACGTGCGGGAGAAAGTCAAGCAGGTCATGGGCCTGCTGAAggatgaggagagactgaagcaGGAAAGGGCTCACGCCCTGAAGACGAAAGAACGCATGTCTGTGGAGGGCGCAGGcatcagcagcagccagcagctctcCCATAGCAGGCGGACATCGCAATATGGAGAAGACTATAGCAGGCCGAGGGGGTCTCCGTCATCTTTTAATT cttcttcctcctcccctcggcTCGCCTCTGACCTGGAACAGGCAAGACCTCAGACGACTGGAGAGGAGGAGCTGCAGTTGCAACTTGCTCTGGCCATGAGCCGAGAGGAGGCCGAGAAG GAAGTGAGGGCATGTCAAGGAGAGAACTCCCTGCTTCAGAGGGCACTGCAAGAGACTTTCCCGggtacagaggaggaggaggaggaagaagaggataaGCTGAAGAAAAATCAG TCCTCCATCGTGGAGCTGGCAGACATTTTCGGACCACCACCAGTAACCCATGCTTCAGTTGACCCTTGGGATATTCCAGGTGGGGACCCTTCTCGATCGGCTGATGGTTGGGAGAATGGCAGAACcttctctcctccagctctgtCCCTGGCCAGTTCTTGGGCACCTAACA GTCTGAAGTCCAATGTGGAACCCGCAGGAACCTCTTGGGGCCTTTCTGCAGACCCCTGGGCTCCAATCCCTGCTGCTTCCGGGGATCCTCTAAGCCAGATGACAGCATCCATCAACCAAACCTCTGCAGAGCCTTGGGATCTTCCTCCCATAAGCTCCTCCTCTGACCCCTGGGGGAAGACCCCCCTCTCAGATCTCTCATCAGCAGATGCCTGGGTAAAGGCATCCCCACCGTCTAAAGCTtccattgctgctgctgttgatcctTGGGGAGGTGCCGTTGACAATCCTCCCACGGCAG GTGATGTCACTTTTGACTTGTTTGGGAAACCACCAGAACCGCTGGAACACGAGAGCTCACAGGCCCCGTCCTCTGTTAAACCGAATAGCCCTGTTG ATTTGGACCTGTTTGGTGAGCTGGTGCACAGCACCACGCAGAATGGAGTCAAAACCACGGACGTTTTTGATCTTGCGGGCTTAGGAGAGTCTCTTGCTGACTCCGACAAAGAAAGGAAAGATTGTAAAACTCCAGAGTCCTTTCTTGGCCCAACTGCCTGCTCCCTGGTGAATTTGGACTCCTTGATTGGTGCCCCACCGACCGTGAAGTCACATAATCCGTTTTTGTCAG GTCTCAGTGCACCTTCTCCCACAAACCCATTCAGCATCAGTGATCAGAGCAAACCAACGCTCAACCAGATGAGGACCAGTTCCCCAGTGCCGGGCATGGCCATGGGGATGACCATGAACTCCATGACCTACAgtacttctctccctcttccgCTCAGCAGCGTCCCGTCGGCAGTGACCCTTCCTGTTTCCATGAGTGCCTTCCCCCAAGCCGGGGCAGGGCCGTTTCCAGAGCTACCCAGGAACCTGCCTCAGCCTTTGTTGCCACTGACTGGCtctactcctcccccaccctcgcaGGGGGTGATGAACCCTTTCCTCTGA